The DNA sequence attaccatgttaaatgtttttttttttgtttgtttgtttttttgtttgtttgtttttttaatgtttttgagttttaatcatagttttttctctttgcttgtttagttttgtcatctgtgtaaaaggtgctaaacaaataaagttgaattgataaactgaataattgactaactcatgattgtgacaacagaagtattttcattgtgatttaaggctttatttcatttttaaggttgggttaaaatcttgacagaaaaagaagattaaagaaataaactacataacaaaaagcaattaaatcaaacaaaaaaaatttatacaataaaacttttaaagttttattattaaaaagatttaagaaatttaagatgtaattttctaattaaacatttaatttttttattaaatgttttgtctttttaaaggtttaataatctaattaaatgtttagcattttttaaaatgtttaatattctttaattttattttttaaatgtttaattatggaaaatattttatctgtaatttttaatatttgtattttaaaaattttgtttaatttcataatgacatgtattgtatgttgttgaattatctaattcaatattttgtctgtttaatagttaaacattaaatacaattaaattatatgtacatataccaccttttaatgtttagttttctttttaaatgcttcattgtattttctgtttaattcctatttgaagttttattgtctttaagatgtaattttctaattaaacatttaattttttaattaaatgttttgtctttttaagggtttaataatctgattaaatgttttgcatttttaaaaatgtttaacattcttcttgtttaattgtattttttaaatgtttaatgatggaaaatactttatctgtaatttctgatatttgtattttaaaaattttgtttaatttcataatgacatgtattgtatgttgttgaatcatctcattcaatattttgtctgtttaatagagttaaacattaaattacattaaattatattaaacagacaaatattgaatgagatgattcaacaacatacaatacatgtcattatgaaattaaacaaaatttttaaaatacaaatatcagaaattacagataaagtattttccatcattaaacatttaaaaaatacaattaaacaagaagaatgttaaacatttttaaaaatgcaaaacatttaatcagattattaaacccttaaaaagacaaaacatgggcgcccatatagctcaacgggttaagcgggtgacccatgtacaggggctggtccctgacgcagtgtcccgggttcgagtcccgctagtggccctttgctgcaagttttcccccgactcttctcccgttttctgtctgtctctcactacacctatccaataaaaagacaaaacatttaattaaaaaattaaatgtttaattagaaaattatatcctaaagacaataaaagttcaaataggaattacttAGAAAATAcaatggatttaaaaagaaaattaaacattaaaaggtggtaaaacatttaaaaagaaacaccttaaagatttaatcgaaacattaacagactgtctgaaggttcaaactaacagagaactactcaagaacttttaagatttcagtcctcagactgtgtgaaggttcaaactaacagagaagtactcaggaacttagaagatatcagtccttggactgtctggaagttcaatctaacagagaactactgtgggacttagaaaatttcagccctcagactgtgtgaaagctcaggtcctgaggactcgggaggtctggaggctttgaaagtcttggaactgagagttcaaccctccagcacaaaggctaaagtccaacctcctgagaaaaacgatcgagtcgagactcaagttaaaaaaactcgaaaatggcaaaaaaatagatgataaatgcgcaaaaaaataaaataaaaataagtatctgagtgagtagctcaggaggtAAGAAGAAAGattaccaagtggaaggtagtaggttcaagacccaccactggcatttttctttgtctttgtctggattttgataaaatttaagaagggtctggtcttgaaccagcgacctgcagttCTACAGATAAACCCTTAACTCagtgagctacagatcagaggaaaagaagcaatttcgtcgtccctttggcatcgtagttaataaagtgaccacatgggtggagccaaggcggagtctgggtagagagtaggcggggaggtgggtggcggcctcccccctctacagacctgaccgtgaacactgtcgacacccacctgagggagacgctgcctaagatctcaaggctgcttggtcgtggtctttctggcacgtactcttccaagatgagccgggaagtttaacactgatggaatgacaccaggtctaagccgacaaacttccaattcctcctcaacccatagtctctgggaaacctacatggagtaagaaaagtagacagagaagtaattaagtctgtagacaacatattaaaaagaaatcatgctaataaattaagtacaataaccgaattcgccaatatactggagaccagagctatttaatttgataagtataaccttgtttagtaacatttctattatttgagagcagtcctaaagaactgcctgtaatcccaatcataaaatgggtttggaggaagaacatagatggtaatctggatatacatgagttaggctttataagtaCTATTGgttgtattggtggtagtaatagcaatgtgactactactagtagtagtgataggacactactgctgctgatactggcactgctactacaacttgtaatactattacaaatgctgatactacttctacgactctgacagctgtttatactactactgctgcttgtacttttagtattactactactgcttgtacaactatactacagctactattaatcgtctggtatttgcttgtcaagctgctagctcgcattagtgttttgctagtggctaactagttagctctcatagactggaagctctcaacaagatttcataatgaaaaaagagccaaacactattcttacctatgaaaagtcattccaagtttccttgtctcaatcgtacgacgtagtgtgtaactgtatgcggCACAGTGAGCCAGGATACtcgtttccgttttcacgctgtctatatcaacggaatgcactgaattgcccccactagcttagcctcgccgtagtaCGCAGCtgaaaggggcgtgtcctatctactcattcatatctatgagaacaacagtggctgcacataaggacgtctgacgttgattagctgcgtaaataccattatatacagtctatggtaaatacgtatgtgaatcgcatcattggctgcagcagccagtcaccggtaactcactgactcacactgaaaaatagcacagaatgaattgttacgtgtttattttatttacaatttaggttggatttttttttgtgcgcagcgcagattttctgtgcgcggagaccgtgtcagcagtgcgcaattgcgcacgcgcgcagcttagagggaacagtggtcccaaaactgttgataaattatttctcaataaaaactcataaccagttacataagcacaccctctttactgacctctttaccaataaaccccaagacatactttgccaaaatccataataatccataaaatctttatttgcaccagccccatgtgaaaatgacatcagtctgtatttgtagagcatctcatgaatgtagcagcaccgtttaaatgtttcataacacagaatataagcaaagagtatatagggatacagacaaacatgggaaataagaaacgtgctcttcaatagttattgtcattattattactagtaatattatttttgtgtccactacaacccatacaatcatctagtgtagtcaaacaggaatgtgtgcatggcgaatcaaatccaaaacaatccatgaaccaacgaccacgtcttgattgcacttcatattattgaccactagatgtcctactcgagcactgtgtgtcattgaggcctcgagtaatgaaccatgttttgaatgaagtgtcgaagcttcaacaaagcctcgatcagccatcactcgtgccgaccatagatacacatagactagatacgctagcgcgctgtcttctatataaactatggtctgaccaatcactgctctctggctccgccctctgagaatgttgttgtcgtttggctccacacttgctgatgaccacttcctgtctcagaaaatgaaaaaatggaccttttttcgtttctcttactgattttactttcttgttattctaaatataaaacgaaaatcaaagcattttttaaaaaaaaaaaatcgtatatccctttttgatcatgaaaagtaaaaacgccttgtatttaaattttaatttttgtattttaaaacgaaaatcaaataaccactcgttttttgtttttcaatacccgtttcaaaacggaaaatccaattaccagatccgtacacggaccatgGACCTTaatactttgttgtttttcattattttgttttgttttgttgtgttttttataatACGTGAGCTGAcaaattttaagctttttaaaaCTACTAGTAATATAATAAATACTCGAGCGTGCCTCTTCTATGCAAAAGTCCACGTCGTTTTGTTCTGACCTCATCAAGATGGTGGATATGAGTAGTCGCTTCCTTCCGGTCGGGCCCCCAGAATGCTTGTGATGACCTCACGTAAATGGCGGACCGCTTTTgaatttttcagaaaaacaaacatctgttaAGGTAATGCAATGACAAATGCGAATGCATATTGTACAAAACAATTACATGCTGTCAGTGTTCGACATTAATGTTGTAAATATGATTTTATGACGCTACTTACTAGCAACTATTCGGGTGTTTGGCGTTATCAAGTTTACAAATGCTATGTTGCTAACGGTTGTGAACACACGAACTGGCAAACAGCTGGTGTTTGCATGCTAGCTCGGTTAGCCGCCACGTATTACAGgatattttaatcaaatataTCAATCAGCGTAAGTCTTTCGGTGGTCTTCTCTCTGGTACAAACTGCATGCTAACAGCTAGTGGTCACTTAGTAACCTAAATAGTTAAGCTAGCAAAGTAGGTCAGCAGTAACCGTGCTAACAGGTAACGTTACATGACCTACTGCCCTGAAATACCTCAGTTTACTTTACCAAAAAACGGAAATATCGAAGGTATAGAGCTAGTAAACATTATGTGCCTTGCACTGGAAATTCATGTGTTGCTATTTTCTCATGactaatagaaaaaaaaatgtcatttcctGACGCCCTCTTTTGGGAATGTGGGTCATTCTCTGTTGGTTATTGGACAAACAAATTAGTTAACTGAATAATCCTATCACTGCTAGTCTAGATGATTGTTCTCTTCCTCTCACTTCTTACCTTGGTAAGAGACAGGAGAGACTGACATGGCAGAGAGAATGGCAGAGATGGAGGAAGACATAGGAGATGTTCCAGCCGGAGAAGATGACAACGACTCGGATAGAGAAGATGAAAGAATATTTGCTTGGATGGGAAATGATGACATGGAAGAGGACGAAGAAgatgaggaggtggaggatgagCAGCAGTTGGACACTGAGGCATCTGAATTATTCGAGCTGGACACCCCAGCCGAGCGCAGTGGTCACATAGCAGTGGTTGATAGAAACATCATGTATGTGTGGGGGGGATACAAGGTATGTATACAAATGTTTTTACTACACATGTATTTTTCCACAGTCtccatatttttttcaattacacTATATCCTCTTTCTCTGCTAGAATTCTCAAAACCACGGATTCTTTGACTTGTATCTGCCAAGAAATGAGGTCTGGACATACAACATGGAATCAGGAGTGTGgtaagaacataaaaacattatcatcgtttctgtgaaaacattattttttacacaAAGTAGACAAACGAAAGACTGTTCTGGATGTTTACAGGACAAAGCATGTAGCTGGTGGTAACCTGCACACATCGATGTCGGGTAGCTGCGGGGTTTGTGTTGATGGCGTCCTCTACCTTTTTGGAGGTCATCACGCCAGGGGAAACACAAACAGGGTAAAGTTTGTTTGTTACATAAAGCAAATTCCTATTGTCTTGTTATTTTCAAATGGTTGCATCATGTTTGCTCATCAGACCTTGAGGCCTGTTAGTGTTTGTGCTGATCATCTTTCAGAAGTGCCGTTTTCTGTGCTGTGCTTTGTAGATCTATCGGCTGCCCCTGAGAGCTCCCAGCCTCAAGTGGGAGGAAATGAGGGATCTTAAAGGGCTTCCTCCATCGTGCAAGGATAAGTTGGGGTGCTGGGTTCAGAAGAACAGGTGAGGGGATGAGAGtctttttatgctttttgaTGTTAAACATTAACATGCTATGCAGATCCCAGGTATTTGGTGTACTTTAAAATTTCAGCAGACTGTTTTTTATGGATAAATAAGCTTTTCTgaaacaaaatgtcaacttaaatctgttttatgctgagaaatattaatttacaaatgTCCACTAAAAAAGTAGCAGCGCAAAACAGCCTCTGGACAGctaagaaaaatgtgtttgtcacaaagtgtcaaaaaaaattaaattgggTGTCCTGACTGTTAAATGGCATTATATATTAAACATCTGTTGCACTAATGTGGCCATCAAGAATTATTCTTCGTTCATATCATGTTTCCACAGTTTGAGTTGTTGATAAACAATGAACGGATAGTTTTTGTGAGAGGTTTTTCATGAGTTTGTCTCATATTATGTGTTGGCAGACTAATATTCTTTGGAGGCTACGGTTACCCAGCACAGGGATGTCCTCGAGGGACTTTTGAATTTGACGAATCATCTTCTTTTGTGGTCTGTAAACAAAAAATCCTCTTCCTATGATAAACAATTAATTGTAGGTGTTTCATAGTTGAATTCGTGTATATTTGAAATTCCATCTAAttctagttttttgtttttaaaaagggagCAAATTTAAGATCAGTCTATTCCACAGAGCCAAGACTGTTTGTCAACTGTAAATGCATAGTTTTTGTAAATTACATACATTTGTTTCATTGGATAAAGACTGTTGCAGGATCATGGATTCAACTGTTAACGTATTTCTTTggtttttgctgctgctgctgcagtgggACAGCCCTGGACGAGGCTGGAACAACCACATCCATATCCTGGACCTGGAGACATCAACATGGAGTCAGCCCATCACCACAGTAACAACACCAACTTCACCACAAAtactttcacacaaacacacacacaaaggcatcTCACCGCCTAGGAGCAAACAACAGCCTCTGCCTTGTTTTTCAGAATTCCTGCAGCTCTAACATTAAATAAACTATTCTGAAGAAACACATTATCTTGTACATtttctctgtcttgttttgtcctgaTGTAGGGCTATACGCCATCACCGAGAGCAGCTCATGCCTGTGCTACAGTTGGCAACAGAGGCTATGTGTTTGGGGGACGATATAAGGTAGGCAGGGGGAAAGTGAAATTTCATTCACCCTTCCTTGTGATATTTTTTACTTAGCATTTTCAAAATGCTACCTACATTCGTGTaaaaaacatatacatatatatatatatatatttgctggCCACCAATCCCAATGTATTTTCCTTTATCCTCAGAACTTCCGACTAAATGATCTGTACTACATTGACCTGGACACATGGGAGTGGCATGAAATGTAAGTTTGGTTCCTCATATTGCACACTAGCGCACACTATAAAAGCTTGTGGATCTATTTATCAGAGCAAACACTAATTTGTACACGCAGATTCATGAGGTTACTGATTTGGTTTATGGTCAGTTCAGTccttgaaaaaacacacacttttgttCATCCTAATGTAATGAGCAAAGAGGGAACCACACCCAACACCGGCCCCACTATTAATTAGTGTGCACCAACAGTTACTCATCTACTTCGTGAACATGTTTCCTCAACCTGCCAACATTGTGTCAATTCTGTTTTTCCTGCTCCAATATTTCCCCTGACTCTCCCTGCTCTGCTGTAGGAGTGTTCCCCAGCAGGGTCCTGTGGGCCGGTCCTGGCACTCCTTCACTCCAGTGTCACCAGACCACATCTTCTTATTTGGAGGTTTCACCACAGAGAAAGAAACACTGAGTGAGTCCAACACTTGACCTTGAGTCGCTACTAGTCATCTCAAAATTTCGCCTGATCTCATAGAGATATTCTTATCTTGCTTCTCAGGTGATGCTTGGCTATATTGTGTGAGCAAAAATGAGTGGAAGCCTTtcaaacacagtcacacagGAAGCCCTAGGTAGGTATCTGGTTATGTGTTTGTGGATTATTCTGCAGCTCAGTGTAAATGGAGACAGTATGTGACATTGTGATTGTGTATTTTAGGCTGTGGCACACAGCGTGCTCTGGTCCTGACGGAGAGGTGTTTGTGTTTGGAGGGTGTGCCAACAACCTGTTGTCTCATCAAAGAGCTGTAAGATGCACATTCATGCAATAAAGTTAATTCATAGTTACCCAAATCAGTTTGTTTTCTActgaatttgatttttttttgctttttaaacttGACAGGCTCACAGCAACGAGTTGCTGGTTTTCAACGTTCAGCCCAAATCATTAGTTCGGTGAGTTCGCACAGAAGCAAAAGCCAAGCTCTATATAATGcgaactttgttttttgtttttttttaacatttgaaactgaatttaataTCTCTCCACTATTCTCCAGGTTCTGTATGGAGACTGTTCTGCAGCACAGGGAGCGTTTGTCTAGCTATTGGGACTGTTTGCCTAAACACCTCCTGCACAGCCTCAAACAGAGAATGGCACATGTCAACACTCTGGGCTCCTAGAACAAGAGGAGGCCACTCATAATCATTTAGTCCGGAGGATTACAGGATAATATGTATGTATGGAAGATGTGAGTGTTTCTTTCAAAGCAGGTAGTCCTTTTAGAGCATTAGtctgatgtgtgtggacacttgtGTACATCAAAAAAACATCTCTAAGCAATAGTGAACAGCTGTGGACCATGATAAACACACTAAGGTTCACAGGCGATCCTCTAAGCTGTTTGTCACCTTTTTAGGCTTATTTTCTTATAATTCTTTCAAGGCCAGTAGAACCTTCAGTGTAGTAGCAGTGGTGGTGAAGCTCAGACTGTTGTTAGGGCTGTAGATAGAAGAGAGCAGAAGCCCTGCACTActtttggtttagttttagtATTAAGCTTTCTTTGCTCACAGTCACTTTCCGAGGTGCTTCTTTCATCACTCCTGAGTAGCTGAAATGTGATAGCATGGATTTCTGTCTATATTATAACATGTACTACTGTACTGGAATTGTTTTTATACAGAttacttatttttttggcaACTACAGCTTTAATGATATGGATGGTCTTTTGTTTAAATGAAACGTTTTTTGTGTAGTTGCAGATTCCCATTTAGCCTAATACATGGAGAGAAAACCCCATTCATGTTTCAGCTTTTCAGGAAGACCcctgaaagaaacaaaatggaTTGTGTTGATgcttgtggggaaaaaaatagaatttggaATTGCAGCAGACTTCAGCTCTTATTTTGGCAGCTTTCACCTCATGATTATGGTTTATCCTGTAGGCATGCCCAAGAGTGCAACGAAtagttatgatttttttttaaagaacgcATGATGTTAAACACAGATGatgattttcagattttcactgGTCTTCCtcaaaaagcaacataaaatgtcatcattgtCTGAACACTAAATTCAGTGGAGCAAAATCCAAAGTGAGCTGAAGCAGGTTTGCTTTAAGTGCAGTGTTTACAGGCAGTatgttcttttaattttaatgattACTATTACTAGTCCTTGGGGTGATCTTGAATACTGATGCTTGCTTGATCTTGGATGATTTAAGTTCTCACAGACCTAAAACTAGTGCTTTAAGCTACACAAGACTATCTACTCTGGAGCCACAGAAATGTTACTTTTAGTTTGTATATAtagttatttatatatttgtgagGAAATGTGTGGATTCTGTGTTCTCAAAAAGGCTTTCAGAGCCTGTAAATTGTCACAAGTGGCTCCTGTAGCACTTGAATTGTGTTTAACCAATAACTTAAAATACTACGAGTGTATTGGATGTTGAGCCACATTGCACTGAAATGCCTCATGTCAGTAGGGCTTTGTTTGTACTTGCCTGGTTTGCACAAAGTTCCtttgatgttgttgtttgttttttttttaaattataggaTATGATGCATATTGTTCATATTGCAATGCATAATttgtactaaaaaaaaaataaacacatccaATAAGTTGTGTTCTCATATTCAGCtttgttaatttacatgttgctGACCAACAAATACAAtcaatctttaaaataaaagaattctTATTCAAATGAGGGCGTAGTACTGATGAACGAGCTGCAGCcctcatgtttgaaatatagATGAAACTTGGCAGAGTGTCACTGAACTAAATTAAACTGCAGTTCTGTGCTTATGAAATACTGTAAATTGAAAGTCTTGCCAGTTCTGTATTCACCCATCTCTCACTTCTTCTTGGCAGCCAGCAGGTTTGGAGCAGACACCTTAACTTTTCCTGGCATGTTTCTGGACAGATCTGAATCCTGCAACACAAAGGGACAGCGTTTGAATCATAACATCAAGAAAAGCAACTACTTGTTTACGAAATGGTTAAACAGACAGTCATGAAATAAAACCTCGGTCTGCCCAACGGTCAAAACTGTAATAACATTCATATAAATCAGACAAGGTGTAAATTCCTAAATATAGTAAGATGGAACCTGAATGTTTGATAGTTttccttaataaataaaaatagatttgatTATTAAGAGTGCCCCcctccacgaccctaatgaggattaagcggtgtataggtgatggatggatggatattaagAGTGCATATTGTTTTTCTAATGGTTGCTAACTTTGCGACTTTATCAGTCATGGCAGAACTACAAATGAGCATCAACATCTGGCTGTGGTCAAATAgtcttttttgttggttttttttggcttAGGAAAGTTTCTAAGTGAAATGACcttcaaataataattaatatgcAGCCACGATGAGAGCTACTCGAATCCTCTAAAAGCTAAGGAAAGGTGCTTGAATACTTCCTTGCATATTTCCTTTGACATCAGATACATTGGTCTACTCTGTATAAAAGTAAGGAGATAAAGTTGTCACATGTTGCGGCAGCAACATTCAACACAACATCTACTGTTGCAGTAACAGTAGTACAGGTGCAATCACGTTCTTAGCGTTGCTGCTGGTACTTCTTAtgtctttaaccctttgatgcgtagaccacatcaggagatacccattttccattggatttgggtcacttttgacccaggttatgcatcaaagggttaaggatTCGACTTCATATCTTTCCTTGGCCTCCTGATGTTTTCCATTGAGTTTAGGGAAAAATGTTTAAGTACCAACATAGgacatttttttgacagttcGACCACAACCTTAGCCTTCCATTCAGCAGATAAGCAGAACACGGTTATAAATTGTTTACCTTGACACTGCGGAACAGGTCTTTCTCTCTGGTTGAGGCCTCTTTGGCTTTCATGAAGCTGAACACAGCAGTGCGTGCAGCTGTTAAGAACAAAAGCAGAAGATTGCTGTCAATTCTAAAATTCCTTTTTCACTGGGAAAACATTAAGCAAAAGCTTTATGAGTGTCACAACAGATGACCGTTCTTACCTTTTCCTTTCTTCTGAGAGCCTGGTGTCAGTTTCACTTTGTGTCTGTGGAAAACAAATGACTCATTAGCCTGCAGATGCTTCATTGTTTTCCCCTATCTCTTACAAAAAGGTTAACTGCACATACTTGTAGTTGGAAAGGGCAGTGTAGGGAGCACAGACTGGCACTGCAAACAACAGAACGTCCTCAGAGTGAGGCTGGCCTGTCAGAGAGGTGAGCAGGTTCTCTGCTTCCTGGAGCAACAAACACAGATACGATTCAAAATGAAGGATTTTTGAAGAGTATTTTAGAAGGAATGCAAATGTCTTTctatgaaaaatacatttgaatattttcacttGAAACCAACCTCTGCTCCGGGGTTGTCCTGGTCCACATCGTCTTCCTGGAAGAGAAGACAACATTGATGACTTCAGGGAACAACAAAATTCACAAGCTGTCAAGAGTTATTCAAAGCTACACAAGTCTATACTATGTACATATGTTTAATCTGTAATGTAGATTTGGAAGTACAGGTAACAATGTTAACATCACCAGACAAACAGTATATTTCCGACACTAATACTGGATCCTTATTGAATTCAACATGTCCTGTCATCTACCTTCTCCTCCTGTTCTGCAGGACCTCCCTCCTCCCCTGgctgcctctcctcctcctcgcctcCTGTCTGCTCTGGTTTCTTCACAGCTGTCTCCACATTACGAGgtttctgctgttgtttctgAGAGGCCGGTTTCCTAATGGGCTCCTCTTTGCCCTtccctttctttcctttcttcccCTTATCCTTCTCCTCCTTCGTGGAACCAGCCGACTATgggagaaaagcagcagaaatgttaAAGACTGAGACAGTTTTAAGGACATTCACACTGCAGAAGAAGACTTGAAGATGGGTAAAAGCAGCATTATGGCAAGGTTGGTGTACCGGCTGTACTGGGTCGTACTTGCTGAGGGTcacacagctgtgttttttttgttttttttagaattcATCCTCACCCCAAGCAGCTGCATCATCAGCTCTCTGTCCTCTTCATCCTGGTCTTTGTACTTCTCTTTGATCTTCTTCATTTTGTTCTGTAGCAACAACAGAAGAAACATGATCAACACAATGCAAACTATGAGAAATATATGAAAGACATGATACGgttgattaaaaaaagctttatttgACCATTTGGATTTGGTTACATCATTTTTTACATATTgattctgtcatttaaaaaaccATTACATTCTTTTTTAGTTActcatgatgaaaaaaaaaacatgtatagtCCTACTGATGTTACTGTTCATGGCCTCCTATTggctgttaattttttttagtttgcattttatttctctcGTATTTCTCTTGTCTAAATTTTATATTTCATAAAACAG is a window from the Amphiprion ocellaris isolate individual 3 ecotype Okinawa chromosome 20, ASM2253959v1, whole genome shotgun sequence genome containing:
- the klhdc2 gene encoding kelch domain-containing protein 2; translation: MAERMAEMEEDIGDVPAGEDDNDSDREDERIFAWMGNDDMEEDEEDEEVEDEQQLDTEASELFELDTPAERSGHIAVVDRNIMYVWGGYKNSQNHGFFDLYLPRNEVWTYNMESGVWTKHVAGGNLHTSMSGSCGVCVDGVLYLFGGHHARGNTNRIYRLPLRAPSLKWEEMRDLKGLPPSCKDKLGCWVQKNRLIFFGGYGYPAQGCPRGTFEFDESSSFVWDSPGRGWNNHIHILDLETSTWSQPITTGYTPSPRAAHACATVGNRGYVFGGRYKNFRLNDLYYIDLDTWEWHEMSVPQQGPVGRSWHSFTPVSPDHIFLFGGFTTEKETLSDAWLYCVSKNEWKPFKHSHTGSPRLWHTACSGPDGEVFVFGGCANNLLSHQRAAHSNELLVFNVQPKSLVRFCMETVLQHRERLSSYWDCLPKHLLHSLKQRMAHVNTLGS